From a region of the Zingiber officinale cultivar Zhangliang chromosome 4B, Zo_v1.1, whole genome shotgun sequence genome:
- the LOC121976169 gene encoding acyl-CoA-binding domain-containing protein 3-like isoform X1, whose protein sequence is MDFYQELLLTGLISVLIAFLIRKIASVAADDGDGDSALASSAGPSAHGASAHPIAGEEIARNSPPAPPFDVEPQRLDLEKEEIAEEVPQKGDFIEQKEGFARDEEAEEDVVELGGANAVENEDVIAVEEKDGLLLDGEDDWEGIERSELEKLFGVAAEFVSSEKGGDAVSKLSDEAQLLLYGLHKVATEGPCYEPKPMTLMVSARSKWYAWQRLGNMNPEAAMEEYIGLLNNSIPGWMVQEPVEQAKGNGGKDPQAVEITQIDQQGRNHSNRPTRLVGDS, encoded by the exons ATGGACTTCTACCAGGAGCTTCTACTCACCGGCCTCATCTCCGTCCTCATCGCCTTCCTCATCCGCAAGATCGCCTCCGTCGCCGCAGACGACGGCGACGGCGACTCCGCCCTCGCCTCCTCCGCCGGTCCTTCTGCACACGGAGCCAGTGCGCATCCGATTGCGGGGGAGGAAATAGCGCGCAACTCGCCTCCTGCCCCGCCCTTCGATGTCGAGCCACAACGGCTTGATCTGGAGAAAGAGGAGATCGCGGAGGAGGTCCCCCAAAAGGGGGATTTCATCGAGCAGAAAGAAGGGTTTGCCCGGGATGAGGAAGCTGAAGAGGACGTTGTGGAATTGGGTGGAGCAAATGCTGTAGAAAACGAAGATGTGATCGCAGTGGAAGAGAAAGACGGCCTTCTGTTGGATGGGGAGGACGATTGGGAAGGGATTGAGCGGAGTGAGCTGGAGAAATTGTTCGGGGTCGCAGCGGAATTCGTTTCTAGTGAGAAAGGTGGAGATGCTGTGTCGAAACTGAGCGATGAAGCACAACTTCTGTTGTATGGGCTGCACAAGGTTGCCACTGAGGGGCCTTGCTATGAGCCAAAACCCATGACCTTGATGGTTTCTGCTCGATCCAAATG GTATGCTTGGCAAAGGCTTGGGAACATGAATCCAGAGGCTGCAATGGAAGAATATATTGGTCTTCTCAATAACAGTATTCCGGGATGGATGGTACAAGAACCTGTA GAACAAGCCAAAGGAAATGGTGGCAAAGACCCGCAAGCAGTAGAAATCACTCAAATAGACCAACAAGGTAGAAATCACTCAAATAGACCAACAAG GTTAGTGGGAGATTCTTGA
- the LOC121976169 gene encoding acyl-CoA-binding domain-containing protein 3-like isoform X2, giving the protein MDFYQELLLTGLISVLIAFLIRKIASVAADDGDGDSALASSAGPSAHGASAHPIAGEEIARNSPPAPPFDVEPQRLDLEKEEIAEEVPQKGDFIEQKEGFARDEEAEEDVVELGGANAVENEDVIAVEEKDGLLLDGEDDWEGIERSELEKLFGVAAEFVSSEKGGDAVSKLSDEAQLLLYGLHKVATEGPCYEPKPMTLMVSARSKWYAWQRLGNMNPEAAMEEYIGLLNNSIPGWMVQEPVEQAKGNGGKDPQAVEITQIDQQG; this is encoded by the exons ATGGACTTCTACCAGGAGCTTCTACTCACCGGCCTCATCTCCGTCCTCATCGCCTTCCTCATCCGCAAGATCGCCTCCGTCGCCGCAGACGACGGCGACGGCGACTCCGCCCTCGCCTCCTCCGCCGGTCCTTCTGCACACGGAGCCAGTGCGCATCCGATTGCGGGGGAGGAAATAGCGCGCAACTCGCCTCCTGCCCCGCCCTTCGATGTCGAGCCACAACGGCTTGATCTGGAGAAAGAGGAGATCGCGGAGGAGGTCCCCCAAAAGGGGGATTTCATCGAGCAGAAAGAAGGGTTTGCCCGGGATGAGGAAGCTGAAGAGGACGTTGTGGAATTGGGTGGAGCAAATGCTGTAGAAAACGAAGATGTGATCGCAGTGGAAGAGAAAGACGGCCTTCTGTTGGATGGGGAGGACGATTGGGAAGGGATTGAGCGGAGTGAGCTGGAGAAATTGTTCGGGGTCGCAGCGGAATTCGTTTCTAGTGAGAAAGGTGGAGATGCTGTGTCGAAACTGAGCGATGAAGCACAACTTCTGTTGTATGGGCTGCACAAGGTTGCCACTGAGGGGCCTTGCTATGAGCCAAAACCCATGACCTTGATGGTTTCTGCTCGATCCAAATG GTATGCTTGGCAAAGGCTTGGGAACATGAATCCAGAGGCTGCAATGGAAGAATATATTGGTCTTCTCAATAACAGTATTCCGGGATGGATGGTACAAGAACCTGTA GAACAAGCCAAAGGAAATGGTGGCAAAGACCCGCAAGCAGTAGAAATCACTCAAATAGACCAACAAG GTTAG